The stretch of DNA ATAACACATCATACTCTTTATTTGACCAAAACGAAATTATATGCATGtataatgtaatattaattattagacCAACATGCATTACATAATGTAGTTTCCCTCGAACCCATACATTCAGTAAATACCTCAAGCTCCTCATATCTCCCTATATATACATTATAGCCAATCCAGTAAACAAACACCATACATAACAAAATGAAAACACTACACTTCTCTGCTTCTCTCCTGTTCCTATCAGTTCTTTTCCTCTCATGTGCGTTGCTAATCTCACCACAGTCTCCCTCACCATCACCTTCTGAGCTTCCGTCACAGCCACCTTCTTTGCCTCCGTCGCAGCCACCTTCTTTGCCACCGTCACGACCACCTTCTTTCCCTCCCTCGCAGCCACCTTCTTTGCCTCCTACACAGTCAACTTCGGACGCTTGTAAGTCAACTCCATACCCAAAACTCTGCCGTACGATCCTCTCCGCCGTCAAATCCTCGCCGTCAGACCCCTACAGCTACGGCAAGTTCACGATCAAGCAATGCCTAAAACAAGCGAGCCGTCTCTCCAAAGTCATCAACGGATACGTACGCCGCGTGAGAAGCAAACCCGGCTCAATGACGGCCGAGGAAATAGGCGCGGTTGCGGACTGCGGCGAGTTAGCTGAGCTGAGTGTGAGCTATCTCGAGAACGTCGCGGCGGAGCTCAAAATGGCGGATGTGATGACGGCGGCGCTCGTGGAGCATGTGAACAGTCTTCTAAGTGGTGTAGTGACGAACCAGCAGACGTGTCTTGACGGACTAGTGGAGGCCAAGAGTGGTTTCGCCGCCGCGATTGGATCGCCGATGGGGAATCTCACTCGCCTTTACAGTGTGTCGTTGGGGCTTGTGAGCAACGCGCTTAACCGTAACTTGAAGAGGTTTAAAGCCTCTAAGGGGAAGATTCTCGGTGGTCGTAACGCAACCTATCGCGAGCCGCTCGAGACTTTGATTAAGGTAATcaaacttttattattattatttgcttCTGGAAagataaccaaaaatatttaatcatgctttataataataaaactattgtTTAGGAGGACAGATACTGATGAAGTTTTaatatatggtttgagtttactTGTTTAGGACGTAGGGATTGATATAAATATTCGAACATATCTTTAAGTCTCTAGATCGAGTCAGAATGAAATGGACGTGCTCTTGTTGTGTGTGTGATCCAGAAGCATAAGATAGTAAATGTCACATGGCCTACGCTCATTTTTAGGCCACATTTTATTGGAAGTAGAACAATGATCAATTGGGTCGCTCATCtttgacttttaaaaaaaatcatttgggTCCACACTCGAATCCAACTGTGTTCACGTGGATTCCCTCATCATAGAATGTCCACCGTCATTTGGCCCGGCtataaaaacactgatttagcAAGACATGAAATTATTAGCTAATTAAGTAATAATTAAGAGCATATTGACTTGCTTCgttgtacttttttttttatatagggTTTACGTAAAACATGCGACAAGGACAAAGATTGCCGAAATGCCCATGACCGGAAGTTGGGTGAGCTTGGGGAGACTAGCGGCGGTTCCATCCTTGTCAGTCAAGCGGTTATTGTCGGTCCTTACAAATCCGATAACTTCACAACCATCACTGACGCAATTGCAGCCGCACCTAATAACGCTAGACCGGAGGATGGTTACTTTGTCATATACGCAAGAGAAGGTGTCTACGAAGAATATATCGTTGTTCCGATCAACAAAAAGAATTTATTGCTTATGGGAGATGGGATCAATAAGACGATCATTACCGGGAACCATAATGTTGTTGATGGTTGGACTACGTATAATTGCTCTAGCTTTGGTTAGTTTTCTTTAATCTTCTTATAATTTGTTTCTCATTTGGAACTATGCTTAGCAAATTGCTTGGTTTATGACagtgttattttaattaattttgtagcGGTGGTTGGAGAACGGTTCATGGCAGTTGATGTTACATTCAGAAACACAGCTGGTCCTGAGAAACATCAGGCTGTGGCCTTGAGGAACAATGCTGAAGGATCCACTTTTTACCGGTGTAGTTTTGAAGGCTATCAAGATACTCTCTACGTGCATTCCCTAAGACAGTTTTATCGTGAATGCGATATATATGGTATGATAAGTTTTGCTACCACTTCATTCTGTTATTGGAATTTTAATTTACATGATTTTACATGAATGCCATATCATTGATCCATTTTATATGTGTGTCCCCTTTTTCTTCCTTTGTCATAGGTACCGTTGATTTTATATTCGGAAACGCAGCTGCAATCTTTCAAAACTGCAATATATATGCTAGAAAACCAATGGCAAAGCAGAAGAATGCAATTACAGCCCATGgaagaaccgaaccaaaccaaaacacgGGAATCTCTATCATAAACTGTACCATCAAAGCCGCACCAGATCTAGCAGCTGATCCTACCTCGACCATGACATTCCTAGGGCGGCCATGGAAGCCTTACTCAAGGACGGTTTTCATGCAATCATATATTAGTGACATTGTTCAACCAGTTGGATGGCTCGAATGGAACGGTACAATTGGATTAGACACGATTTACTACGGCGAATATGATAACTTCGGACCAGGGGCAAAAACAGACCGGAGAGTGCAGTGGTTCGGGTACAATTTATTGGACATGGCACAAGCCATGAACTTCACGGTTTACAACTTCACCTTGGGAGATACTTGGTTGCCTCAAACCGATATTCCATTCTATGGTGGTTTGGTTCGCAAAGAATAATAATCACATcatataagataatattttgttctttttatatGTACTTCCCCATTTAATTATAAAGCAATAAAAATTCATTTCTTCTAAGTATTGGAGTTTTGATTTTGGTGTTTAATTATacaattaataaaatgattttaccAGTCGAACCATTGGTTTtgcataatatatatgaaaccTCAGACGGCAATACCAGGACGTTGGTGTTTCATAGATGGTTCGTGGAAAGACAAAGACAGTTTCTCCGGCCAAGGTTGGTATAGTACTTTAGAAGGTTTCGACAGTTTGATGGGAGCACGGAATGTCAGAGCAAGTCTTTCTCCCCTCCACTCGGAGGTAGAGGCTCTGATATGGGCAATGGAAAGTATGAAAAATTTGCGTCAGTTcagggttacgtttgcaacggattgttctcaattggtaaagatggtttcggaaccagaggaatggccagcttttgcaagttatttgaaAGATATAAAGACCCTTAAAGACGGTTTCATCAACTCAGACATTATTCATGTACCAAGACAGCAGAATATGCAGGCGGATCGACTAGCACGTAGTGCCAGGACACAACCgtcttttgttgttcacatggatgcagagttgcCGGCATGGTTTTCAGCGACCGGATGAGAGTGTGTTTGTTTTTctgctgatgacaaaaaaaaaaaaaaatatgaaacctcTTTTGAGTGTAGCCAACAAAACCATATTAgttcaatttatataattatgtatCTAAGATAACACATGCATAAAGAATTCgaactattaaatttttaaaccatatatgctatatatatatatatatatatatgcaaatgCATACACATGAGAAATAATTTACGAACAATATCTGATGACTACGAAAAACTACAACTTATTACATTGTGTGTACGTATATCTATTGAGCTGTCAAGGATAAGTCTCGTTGAGTGGAGTTATGACACTGAACATCTTCACGAGACTGTTGCCGACTAATAAAGCGTTTCCCAGTATCTCAAGTTTCTTTTCTAATTTGAAACCCTGGATTGTTTCTCTCCCCCAGTTATTCCCTGATTTGGAAACTTTCCAAACTATATCGTTTGATGGCTACATTGGCTAGTTATTGTGTTGTATTACCTCTTCATTGGTTAGTGCGGAAGGATAAATTGATACTGCTCCAgaatacattttttaataaaatacattatttttgcATATACATatgaatatatcatatatgataTCTTTATACTATCTTATTtcgttttctatataaatatcatCGGTTCAAATGACGTCTCTAACGGGGTGCATGCGTGCTATCCACTCCTTAAGATGGACTTTTATTGAAAGGAGTCAATAGGAATGCAACGGATGTTTCTCATGAATCATGATTGTTAATTTATACATGCTTataataactaatttatttttcagataaaCCATAATTTTTTGACTGAAATTAACATAGAACAATTAATCTCTGCTTTTGAAAGAATTGAGTGTTTTTGACATTAAGAACATGTACAATGGCCAACATATACATATGCAATGGATGAGATTTGATCTATTATATGATATTTCttcaaaatgaaataaagaaaaaagtaaacaaattgTCAACTAACATACCAACACAAAATCACAATATGCTCACCTTGTTTCTTTTTAGATAGTGTGATTTGAAATTAATCAATCAAATATACAATAGAATAAGAATAAACACTTTATAACACGTTCACATCCAAATTAAAAGAGATTTGAAATGGAAATCTCGTTACCggaaaacaaagtcagagaCCGGACCTGAACGGCACTTTAGTTGTTGGAAGCCATCTTTCACCGTCGATAAAAGGCTTAACCGTAAACCTATTCGCTTCCTTTGTACTTAAAAACCTCAATCCCTTCCACTTAACTCTATTCTTCGTCGACGCACCAGCGCCGATATTCTTATACTCACCGTAAAATATAGTATCCGGCGCAGAGTCTCCGACCCACGGCAACCAACCTTTGGGATCAATAAACCCGTTTAACGATGATTCCATTATCACCGTCGTCGAGAAATCTTTCCACGGCCGACCTAAAAACGTCTGAACACCAGTTAGGTTACCTAGCGGAGATATGTTACAACGGTGTATCGAGATTCCTCTGTTCTGGTTAGGATCTTTGCGTCCTTGAGCGGTTATTGTGTTCTGCTGTCCCTGCATTGGTCGGCGAGGGAGAATCTTGCAGTTTTGTAGAACGGAGGCTGCGTTACCGAAGATGAAATCGACTGTTCCTATTATGGTGCACTCACGGTAAAACTGACGTTGCGCGTGTACGTAAAGCGTGTCTTGGTATGCGTTCATTGTGCATCGGTAAAAGGCTGCGAGATCTGCGCTAACCAATAGAGCTACGGCTTGGTGTTTGGATGGACCGGCTGTGTTGATGAAGCTCATGTCTCTTGCCATAAACCCTTTCCCGAACACAGCTGTAGAAAAACATATGTAGTAAAGTCAAAACTTGTTTCTTGAAGCATAACAAAGCATAAAAACTAGTTTCTTGAAACATAGCAAGTCAATCATATAACTAGTTTCTTGGGTGACAAGCAAGGATTGTATATCGATTATCTCGCATAAGATCTATTTCGGTTTGTTTTATTAAGGTAGCGATATGA from Raphanus sativus cultivar WK10039 unplaced genomic scaffold, ASM80110v3 Scaffold0115, whole genome shotgun sequence encodes:
- the LOC108832759 gene encoding probable pectinesterase/pectinesterase inhibitor 25, producing the protein MKTLHFSASLLFLSVLFLSCALLISPQSPSPSPSELPSQPPSLPPSQPPSLPPSRPPSFPPSQPPSLPPTQSTSDACKSTPYPKLCRTILSAVKSSPSDPYSYGKFTIKQCLKQASRLSKVINGYVRRVRSKPGSMTAEEIGAVADCGELAELSVSYLENVAAELKMADVMTAALVEHVNSLLSGVVTNQQTCLDGLVEAKSGFAAAIGSPMGNLTRLYSVSLGLVSNALNRNLKRFKASKGKILGGRNATYREPLETLIKGLRKTCDKDKDCRNAHDRKLGELGETSGGSILVSQAVIVGPYKSDNFTTITDAIAAAPNNARPEDGYFVIYAREGVYEEYIVVPINKKNLLLMGDGINKTIITGNHNVVDGWTTYNCSSFAVVGERFMAVDVTFRNTAGPEKHQAVALRNNAEGSTFYRCSFEGYQDTLYVHSLRQFYRECDIYGTVDFIFGNAAAIFQNCNIYARKPMAKQKNAITAHGRTEPNQNTGISIINCTIKAAPDLAADPTSTMTFLGRPWKPYSRTVFMQSYISDIVQPVGWLEWNGTIGLDTIYYGEYDNFGPGAKTDRRVQWFGYNLLDMAQAMNFTVYNFTLGDTWLPQTDIPFYGGLVRKE